Proteins encoded by one window of Candidatus Thorarchaeota archaeon:
- a CDS encoding polyprenyl synthetase family protein, which yields MTGYQEIVDAEYELVNEALEEYLDSRIEEVSRLGDVHRKYYGHVKEYMMRGGKRLRPILVSTGYKAIKERNEVENLYLAACSVEFLHNGSLLHDDLIDNDETRRGGPTFHALYRDWYKNKVKDIEKKAQHFGMTMAIIGGDSLLNIGAQTITAANLPPEVNTKCLHYYQTAYQGLVDGVLLEMHMVGSHNPSPETYLEMIRLKTAILFENSLLIGAAIAGATDSQMEALSEFGVRVGQAFQIQDDILGSFGDEEVTGKPTEGDIREGKRTMLVLEAFRRTEPDTRERLEELLGTPEMSSEEVQEVKDIFVDTGALEAAKARMNELLDSGQDALDSATPAFDKDYKNFFIELSEFLVQRRY from the coding sequence GAGTACCTAGACTCACGAATCGAAGAGGTTAGCAGGCTTGGTGATGTTCACCGGAAGTACTACGGTCACGTGAAAGAATACATGATGCGGGGCGGCAAGCGGTTACGACCAATTCTAGTTTCTACCGGTTACAAGGCGATCAAGGAACGAAACGAGGTAGAGAATCTCTACCTTGCGGCCTGCTCTGTAGAGTTTCTACACAACGGTTCCCTTCTCCACGATGATCTCATCGATAATGACGAAACTCGGCGAGGGGGTCCCACCTTTCATGCCCTATATCGTGATTGGTACAAGAACAAGGTAAAGGATATCGAGAAGAAGGCTCAGCATTTTGGTATGACAATGGCAATAATAGGTGGTGATTCATTACTCAACATAGGCGCCCAGACAATAACTGCAGCGAATCTCCCTCCTGAAGTGAATACGAAATGTCTGCATTATTATCAGACGGCGTATCAAGGATTGGTTGATGGGGTACTTCTGGAAATGCATATGGTCGGAAGTCATAATCCTTCACCCGAAACGTATCTTGAAATGATTCGTTTGAAGACTGCCATTCTTTTCGAGAATTCCCTTCTTATAGGCGCAGCAATTGCAGGAGCCACGGATTCACAGATGGAAGCCCTTAGTGAATTTGGTGTGAGAGTTGGCCAAGCTTTTCAAATTCAAGATGATATCTTGGGTTCGTTTGGAGATGAAGAAGTAACAGGCAAACCAACAGAAGGCGATATACGTGAAGGTAAGCGGACTATGCTCGTGCTAGAGGCGTTTCGAAGAACAGAACCAGATACAAGGGAACGGTTAGAGGAGCTTCTAGGAACACCCGAGATGTCTTCAGAAGAAGTTCAGGAAGTCAAAGACATATTCGTTGATACCGGCGCTCTTGAAGCAGCAAAAGCACGAATGAATGAGCTTCTGGATTCAGGACAGGATGCGCTTGACAGTGCGACTCCAGCTTTTGATAAAGATTACAAGAATTTCTTTATCGAGCTATCAGAGTTTCTGGTTCAACGAAGATACTAG